A genomic region of Saprospiraceae bacterium contains the following coding sequences:
- a CDS encoding gliding motility-associated C-terminal domain-containing protein: MTYSWCNGNTNKIADNLSAGDCNLQITDANGCTASEEFTVCIGTPTDNDCYKSRLAISPNGDGFNEFFEINCVTNFENTLTIYDRWGNQVFGAVNYLNTWDGKDDDGNTLTEGTYMWILKVLEPGKNDQYFRGTVTIVR, from the coding sequence GTGACTTATTCCTGGTGTAATGGAAATACTAATAAAATAGCTGATAATTTATCAGCAGGTGACTGCAACTTACAAATAACAGATGCAAATGGTTGTACAGCTTCAGAAGAGTTTACCGTTTGTATTGGTACCCCAACCGATAACGACTGTTATAAATCAAGATTGGCGATATCTCCAAATGGAGATGGATTCAATGAGTTTTTTGAAATCAATTGTGTAACGAATTTTGAAAATACGCTTACGATATACGACCGGTGGGGTAATCAGGTGTTCGGAGCTGTCAATTATTTGAATACCTGGGATGGTAAAGATGATGATGGTAACACTTTGACGGAAGGCACTTATATGTGGATCCTCAAAGTTTTAGAACCAGGCAAGAATGATCAATATTTCAGAGGAACGGTCACAATTGTAAGATAA
- a CDS encoding PorP/SprF family type IX secretion system membrane protein, translating into MKKLNIISILTGVLLTWMSQSLHAQDHATALKAQSVYNHYYLNLFLLNPAATGMSGQSQLLFNFRNQWSGFEGAPKALTLGIDGSPANNMGLGAMVYNENYGVANRFLGQLNYAYHFKPNEDMKMSLGISGAYIQYNLDNEAITDPNHQNPDPVINRAVNGEKYFAADFGFYSEIKGKYRIGISIPHLVQTKLDDSNITSTSPEEDKPVSFTAFLGGIWRLPEYRVVLEPSLGLRKISDAPFGTDLNILAKLMDERLYAGFTYSFNPSWHRIAMLAGIKLDRLGIFYSYDQSYLEFQNFNNGSHELTLTFGLNKKKEVIEEAVKPAMEPEMPK; encoded by the coding sequence ATGAAAAAATTAAATATAATAAGCATTTTGACAGGTGTACTCTTGACTTGGATGTCACAGTCCTTACATGCTCAAGATCATGCAACTGCATTAAAAGCACAGTCAGTTTATAATCATTATTACTTGAATTTGTTCTTGCTAAATCCTGCTGCTACAGGCATGTCAGGACAAAGCCAATTATTATTCAATTTCAGGAATCAATGGTCCGGATTTGAAGGCGCGCCTAAAGCTCTGACCTTGGGTATTGATGGCAGTCCGGCAAATAATATGGGACTGGGGGCCATGGTTTACAATGAAAATTATGGTGTTGCAAATCGCTTTCTAGGACAATTGAATTATGCTTACCATTTTAAGCCTAACGAAGATATGAAAATGTCATTGGGTATTTCAGGAGCATATATTCAATATAATCTTGATAATGAAGCTATTACGGACCCGAATCACCAAAACCCGGATCCGGTTATTAACAGAGCAGTAAATGGTGAAAAGTATTTTGCAGCTGATTTTGGCTTTTATTCAGAAATAAAAGGGAAGTATCGCATTGGGATTAGCATTCCACATCTAGTTCAAACTAAATTGGATGATTCCAATATTACTTCTACAAGCCCGGAGGAAGATAAACCGGTGAGTTTTACTGCATTTTTAGGAGGCATTTGGCGTTTACCCGAATACAGAGTAGTGTTAGAACCTTCTTTAGGTTTGCGCAAAATTTCGGACGCTCCTTTTGGAACAGATCTCAATATTCTAGCGAAATTGATGGATGAAAGACTTTATGCCGGTTTTACCTATAGTTTCAACCCTTCATGGCATCGCATCGCAATGTTAGCGGGCATTAAATTGGACCGCTTAGGCATATTTTATTCTTACGATCAGTCGTATTTGGAGTTCCAGAATTTTAATAATGGTTCCCACGAGTTGACGCTGACATTTGGTTTGAATAAAAAGAAGGAGGTCATAGAAGAGGCTGTTAAGCCAGCTATGGAGCCGGAAATGCCCAAATAA
- a CDS encoding VCBS repeat-containing protein, with the protein MEQSATRLIALLFIFLSCTLSCNTDKNKSFEGQLFTLITPEQSGVTFNNVIVETPREHIYSFNYIYNGAGVAIADFDNDGFQDIYFVGNQVQDKLYKNLGNFKFEDVSALAGIDKFDGWRSGVSTADVNGDGFMDIYITRGGFLNIPEKIRICSSSIKKI; encoded by the coding sequence ATGGAACAATCAGCCACTCGTTTAATTGCCTTATTATTCATTTTTCTTTCCTGCACTTTATCCTGTAATACAGATAAGAATAAGAGTTTTGAGGGTCAGTTATTTACGCTTATAACACCCGAACAATCAGGCGTCACATTTAATAATGTCATCGTCGAAACACCACGTGAACATATTTATAGTTTTAATTATATATATAATGGTGCAGGTGTGGCTATTGCGGATTTTGACAACGATGGATTTCAGGATATTTATTTTGTGGGGAATCAGGTACAGGATAAGCTCTATAAAAATTTAGGCAATTTCAAATTTGAGGATGTTTCGGCACTTGCCGGAATCGACAAATTTGATGGGTGGAGAAGTGGCGTTTCCACAGCAGACGTTAATGGTGATGGATTTATGGATATCTATATCACAAGAGGCGGATTTCTAAATATTCCTGAAAAAATAAGAATCTGCTCCTCATCAATCAAAAAAATATGA
- a CDS encoding VCBS repeat-containing protein, with protein MEKGEFDPNTTNKLLRNEGNGQFKDVSKEAGFYPSYGYGLSAVAGDLNKDGTQDLYVANDFIENDYIFVNYGDGTFKESVKALTNHVPYYSMGVDFGDINNDGEEEILVVEMRPEDYRRSKTTMPAMQPEYFQKLKDMGFQDQYMHNVLQYNHGNGFFTDISQLAGVDKTDWSWAALMSDLDNDGFKDIIVTNGYRRDVYDRDTNEKMRQFLKAKNNIVDSVEQVLGILPSVKLVNYVYKNQQNLEFKKMMKEWGFNETSFSNGAALGDLGNDGDLDVVVNNIDDPAFIYKNKLDGAQNYLRIACKGQPSNQFGIGAKVSLFYGDKTQYVQLKTSRGYLSSCEPVAHFGLGNIEKIDRIEIDWPDFKKLVLTNVSTNQMIIADYTKANQQSNFQRSYKPIFAEHTEPSILPLYYHQENTFNDYKFQILLPHQLSRLGPFIAVADVNNDGKEDFYVGAPHFKAAQLYLQTDSSTFRAKKIPVFEKDKDYEDMQSLFFDADGDGDKDLYVISGGTEMDEELPIYQDRLYINDGVGNFSKNLANLPKIRSSGSCVVVADMDGDGDLDIFRGGRTIPDKYPYAPKSYLMENDGKGNFTDVTDEKATQLRTVGMVTSAVWTQISGDALPELILVGEWMPITIFDNLSGKLEKAASEKYNLQNTEGWWNRIVQADIDHDGDEDFIVGNLGTNYKFHASTEKPFMVYCDDYDQNGTFDIVLAKYNGKNLVPVRGRQCSSEQVPSIAQKFPNYNSFADASLKDIYGEGLETGLSLKAHLFESVMLLNDAGKFQVKKLPEACQFSTVQAILVEDFDADGIKDVAIAGNLFNAEIETTRADASVGVFYKGMKGNLFGKQLKANESGFFVPYDERYQIH; from the coding sequence ATGGAAAAGGGGGAGTTTGATCCCAATACGACCAATAAATTGTTGAGAAACGAAGGAAATGGGCAGTTTAAAGATGTCAGTAAAGAAGCCGGGTTTTATCCAAGTTATGGTTATGGTTTGAGTGCAGTTGCCGGGGATCTCAACAAAGATGGTACGCAGGATCTTTATGTAGCAAATGACTTTATAGAAAATGACTATATTTTTGTCAATTATGGCGATGGAACTTTTAAAGAAAGTGTAAAAGCCTTGACCAATCACGTTCCCTATTATTCAATGGGCGTAGATTTTGGTGATATCAACAACGATGGGGAGGAAGAAATCCTCGTTGTTGAAATGAGACCAGAAGATTACCGAAGGTCAAAAACAACGATGCCGGCGATGCAGCCTGAATATTTTCAGAAATTGAAAGATATGGGTTTCCAGGATCAATACATGCACAACGTGCTCCAGTACAATCATGGCAACGGTTTTTTTACCGATATATCTCAATTGGCAGGTGTTGATAAAACAGATTGGTCTTGGGCTGCATTGATGAGTGATTTGGATAATGATGGTTTTAAAGATATCATTGTCACTAATGGTTACCGCAGAGATGTTTACGACAGAGATACCAATGAAAAAATGAGACAATTTCTGAAGGCAAAAAATAATATAGTGGACAGTGTTGAACAGGTTTTGGGAATTTTGCCTTCCGTAAAATTGGTTAATTATGTTTATAAGAATCAACAGAATCTGGAATTTAAGAAAATGATGAAGGAATGGGGATTCAATGAAACAAGTTTCTCAAATGGCGCCGCATTGGGTGATCTGGGTAATGACGGAGACCTTGATGTCGTCGTTAACAATATAGATGACCCGGCATTTATTTATAAAAACAAGTTGGATGGAGCTCAAAATTACTTGAGGATTGCATGCAAAGGCCAACCATCTAATCAGTTTGGAATTGGTGCAAAAGTTAGCTTGTTTTATGGGGATAAAACGCAATACGTGCAGTTAAAAACATCAAGAGGTTATTTGTCTTCCTGTGAACCTGTTGCACACTTCGGCCTTGGAAATATTGAAAAAATTGATCGCATAGAAATTGATTGGCCGGATTTTAAAAAATTGGTACTAACAAATGTTAGTACTAATCAAATGATCATCGCAGATTATACAAAAGCGAATCAGCAATCTAATTTTCAGAGATCTTATAAGCCCATTTTTGCGGAACATACAGAGCCCAGTATCTTACCCTTATATTATCATCAGGAAAATACTTTTAACGACTATAAATTTCAAATTTTACTGCCGCATCAGCTTAGTAGACTGGGCCCTTTTATTGCTGTTGCGGATGTGAACAACGATGGGAAAGAGGATTTTTATGTAGGCGCGCCACATTTTAAAGCTGCACAATTATATCTGCAAACGGATTCTTCCACTTTTCGCGCAAAAAAAATTCCGGTATTTGAAAAAGATAAAGACTATGAAGATATGCAGAGTCTGTTTTTTGATGCGGATGGTGATGGGGATAAAGACTTATATGTAATTTCTGGAGGTACAGAAATGGATGAAGAACTCCCGATTTATCAGGATCGATTGTATATCAATGATGGTGTTGGTAATTTTTCGAAGAACCTCGCAAATCTTCCCAAAATCAGATCAAGTGGATCTTGCGTTGTGGTTGCAGACATGGATGGCGATGGTGACCTCGACATTTTCAGGGGCGGAAGAACTATTCCTGACAAATATCCATATGCTCCCAAATCATATCTGATGGAGAATGATGGGAAAGGAAATTTTACAGATGTCACTGACGAAAAAGCAACTCAACTCAGAACAGTGGGTATGGTTACTTCAGCAGTCTGGACTCAAATTTCAGGTGATGCCTTGCCGGAATTAATCCTTGTTGGCGAATGGATGCCTATTACTATTTTTGATAACCTATCCGGAAAACTTGAAAAAGCAGCTTCTGAAAAATACAATTTGCAAAATACAGAAGGTTGGTGGAACCGAATTGTCCAGGCTGATATTGATCACGATGGCGATGAAGATTTTATAGTGGGAAATTTAGGAACTAATTATAAATTTCATGCGTCCACAGAGAAACCTTTCATGGTTTATTGTGATGATTACGATCAAAATGGTACGTTTGATATTGTTCTTGCAAAATACAATGGAAAAAATCTGGTCCCAGTTCGCGGACGTCAGTGCTCATCAGAACAAGTGCCTTCGATCGCTCAAAAATTTCCAAATTATAACTCATTTGCAGATGCGAGTCTAAAAGATATTTATGGAGAAGGTTTGGAAACAGGTTTATCACTGAAAGCGCATTTATTTGAAAGCGTCATGTTGCTGAATGATGCTGGAAAATTTCAGGTCAAAAAATTGCCCGAAGCATGTCAGTTTAGCACCGTTCAGGCTATCCTCGTAGAAGATTTTGATGCAGATGGTATTAAAGATGTCGCCATTGCTGGAAATTTATTTAATGCAGAAATAGAAACGACCCGTGCTGATGCTTCTGTGGGTGTCTTTTATAAGGGCATGAAGGGAAATTTATTTGGAAAACAATTGAAAGCAAATGAATCGGGTTTCTTTGTTCCCTATGATGAAAGATATCAAATCCATTAA